The Scylla paramamosain isolate STU-SP2022 chromosome 27, ASM3559412v1, whole genome shotgun sequence genome contains the following window.
CAGCAATATGACAGATGGCAATTGACAGcaatattgtctttttttatatatacaggTAATAAATCCAGTATATCACCTCTCTCAGGCTCTTTCCCACCTCACCACGGACTGGCCGCCGCCGCTCAGGACTCACAGCGCTTGGCGGAAGCAAACAGAGGGTGTCCTGCGGTGCTAATCTCACTCGTACACGCAGTTCCGCCTCAGAGATCATTGCATTTACACTTCACCTTTTTCCgcactctttcctcttcacctgaatttttttttttttcttctatttggCTCAATTTAAGTTTTTGCGCGGCCAGCTCACGATGCATTGGTGCCTCGCTTAAGCGCCAAACTCCTCGGGGACTGCCTGTATATTGTTTTCCCTTCACACCGCGTGGGATTTCGCCCCCACACATTTAACTGAAggtaaatttttattttctccgtaATTGAGTTGCAATTATATCTGACGTTACAAGGAATACTAATTAGTAATATTTCACGGATAATCGCATCTTTTATTATTGGTTGTTCTTCATGTAATAATTAACTTGGATCTGTTTGATGTTTTAGTCCTCTGCTCAGTCTGTCCACCCAAACGAAAGGGTTCTCAACACCAATACTCGACGGGCGCTGCTCTACCTCACTTCTCACCCGCCAGTAGTTACCAAGAAACATTATGCACCAAATTAACACATGAATGAACGACCAGAGTTAATATGAGAACACAGGAGTATAGGGATAAGTGGTATTGCTCTATATTCCTTTGTTACATGATTCATTAATCCAGGGCATCAGGTCACAGGTGAGAATCAatagcaatgtttttttttttttccggtactGCAACATTATTTACTAGCAAACAAACGTAGTAAACTGTATGCCAGGACATCACTCAGCACCGTGACACATTAACTAGCGTCACGTGCTGCAAGGCAACAAAGGAGAGAGCGGTAGTTGAAATGTGTTCCTGAATTACTACTACGTTCTCTGCCTTGTTATATCTCTGAAGGCAACTCACTTCTGGGGTAGACCGTGGGTGGGGTCTTGTAATTAATTATAGTTTTCACAAGAAGGTAGTCAAATATATGTCTATATTAAGCGAGAAAAGGCTGGAAAATTATCAGCAAAATCATGTTTAAGCTAGTTAAGAGAAAAAGGATAGGAAAGGTAAAGTAGAGATACACATCGCTACAAAGACACATAAACAGCACGATACGAGTAAATAAAATtcttaaaatatgaaaatgtaatAACGTGAATACAATGAATAACACAAAACATGAATTATAGAGACACCTGACTATTGCTACTGTAACTGataaacattcttttttttttttagatatttgtaCTCCAGCCTCCTGAATAATTTTGTAGTCTAAAAAATAACCTATAAAGTTCTTTAGAGCTGTAATTTTGtagcacaaaaagaaaaattaatatgatCATCAATATTCTTACAGTCTCTTAAATGATTCCAGTATATCACCTCTCTCAGGCTCTTTCCCGCCTCACCACGGACTGGCCGCCGCCGCTCAGGACTCACAGCGGTTAGAATAGACCAAATGaacctcctcttcatttttcttggaCTCTTGAATAATTTCGGAGCTCAAAATGACAAAATTTAACTCTTCAATTTTCTTAAAATCTCTGAAATAACTACATAGGTTAAAATAGACAAAATtaacttcatcattatcatcatcatcatcatcatcttcacaaTCTCTAAAATAATTCAATAtcttaaaaacaaaataatcctCAAATAATTTTCTCACAGAGTTCTGAGTGTTAACAAAGGAGGGGTATAGCAGGGAAGGGGTTTAATAGCTAGCTCGTCAATCAGGAACGACATGGCTGGCGGGAAAGGCTTCCCTTTAATCAATTCCAGCGAAGTCTTCCCGGCGAACCCTCAAGACGGTGCACCACGAGCCGCTCTGGGCATTGAGAATAACCCCTGCCAGGCTCCAGCAAACCCATCCAGGAAGGAGTTTTGGGAGCATTCTGATGATCTCCACtcggtcggtcagtcagtcagtcagtcagtcactcattcgttgacttcctctctcattcgttcctttagtcactcactcactcattcattgaTATTCCTCCCTTATTCATCCGTGCATTTActaactcattcactcattccagGTACTCGTACACTCACTTGCTCGCTCACGcgttcactcttttttttttactcggtCACTCAGTCGCTTGCTGACTTTCACTCTTCcggatgaacaaaaaaaaaaaaaaaaattcaatcactccctctctccctcactcactcttatGTATGAGCAGCATCGATTTCGCCTGACAAAAAACTGACTTAACggattaataagaaaaagagaaaaaatatttgtttactCCCTCACTCATGCACTCACTCACGGATAACCAGAATCAACATCAATTAGGAAAACTGACCTCACGGGTTAACACAAATAAGAGAGACCTGATTCAGTCAAGCAATTACCCATTCGACACGCTCGTGATACCTATTCTGTCTATGGACATTAGTTTTGTTATATGACGTCGGTTCCTCCCATCACTTGGCTGTCCTGTCCATATTTCAGGAGTAAAGTGAGTCGGAGAGTATGTGAAGCTTGAGGACCCGAGTTGTTGTCTTTATGTATGACTTTATTGAGCAAAGTTATGCATATTTACTGTTAAGGAATGATTTCGTAAAGTAGTATAaatattatgcttttttttctcgatattacgtatgtctgtttgtctgcatgtatgtctgcctttctctctgtatggctgtctgtatatttgttttctgcctttctgtgtacttgtctgtctatgtacctgtgtgtctgtctttctgtgtttcTATGTTTatatgtttctgtttgtctctctctctctctctctctctctgatcaacaTAGGGTGGCGGAGCGGACAAATACACGGGTGGCCAaccaaacaaggaaaagaatcaATGATGACCCAGTGCGCCCTCATCAAGCCGCCGTCCTCTCCCACCCGAACTCGCATCCTATGTCTCGTAATTACACAGGAAACCATTCATACAAAACACCGAGGCCCCCTTTGTCttgcctgcctccttcccttccgtaAACACGGGTGTCAATGTGGTGTTCAGGTCCTTCCTGACAACCTCTGTGGTCACCTGTCttgtaatatgtgtgtgtgtgtgtgtgtgtgtgtgtgtgtgtgtgtgtgtgtgtgtgtgtgtgtgtgtgtgtgtgcaggtggtggacaggtgtgtgtttttgaatttttttttgaggtagGCAGGTGTGAGATGAAAGTTTTGTACACTTTTaaaaatctatttatctattcatttactaTTGTTTGAGGAGGACAGGTGTGAGATTTGAGTTTTTAGtgtgcttttcttttattatttgtataagtatgagttttatgttttttttataatttttgtctttttaagaCGTAGACAGGTGAGGTGTGAGCTTTGAGTTTTCgtgtgctttttatttttatttatttatttttttagtaatcGATTTGCACGGTCGTGCATCTGCTTACAGTCCGCAATATGACACTAATCTTTGTGCTACGTTAGATTGGAGCAGGTACGGGGAAATGATATCAGtgcgtattcttttttttttccatcaaggGATCAGTGTTCATgtgtgggaaggagaaggagtgtGTGGGAGCGTGTCTGCAGGTTTCTGGGTAGCTGGCTCTCCTCATTTCCCTCGTCACTGAGTGGTTCTGAGAGGACACGTGATGGATTAAAGACCATGACTGGTGTCTCTTTATGTCCTTGATTCTGATATCGGTGTCCGGGAGACTCAAGGGAAGGGTGTCTCGCCACTGAGCCTCATGGTCTGGGACGGAGTGAATACTGAGGCAACGCTTAACGAAATTATTGGACACACTTCTAATAGTTTCATTCTGTGAACAGATTTTCTTTTAGCTGTGATTGAGACGCATATCACTCGTGTTCATTTTAACAGACAAGCAAGGAGGAGCTTGTAGAGCAGGAGCTCTTTGCTAACCACGCATCGAGGCCCCACGCACCGCCTTGGAGAGCGAGAGCGTCCGAagggagcgggagggaggggagcaCCGAGGCCCGCCGCCGCTTCTAACCGCCGGCCGCCTCAGTCTCTCGCTGCCTTCAGCAGAGCACGGCTGGACTCCTGCTCCCCTGAAGCCAGCCTTCGACTCTTGTTCTGACAACTTCAATATTTATTGACCTCGCCTGTTCAAAATGTGATAGCGATCAATAAGCAACATGTGAAGCTCGCCGCGAGGCTGGTTGTTGTTCGTGGCTAAACGcgaggaaataatgataaagtttCTGCGAACTTTATAAAtcgaatttgaatttttttaggATTTTCTCAAATAATATCTACAGGGAGAAGAGCTGGGGCCCGTGTGGGCCATCCAGATTGTGGGTGAATAATGCTTCAACATGGAACCATTCATATCAAAGTTTTGATTATaacacacaaaagttgacaaACTCGACTCATAGTTTCTGTTCTTCAAAGTTCGCCCCAAAAGACACGATGAACGTCTCGTACCCTTACGTGATAGACTCGAACTGCACGCTAGCGGGTCTCACTGCCTTCGAGTTGCTGAATGAGTCGACATGGGATCCGTTGCAGAACGTGAGTCTGGAGGAAGATGCAGACTTCATGAACTGCTCCTACCTGAGGCACATCGTGAACCTGAATTGCTCGAGCACCGACCACTTGTGCCGCTGTACCCGCGACATATATTGGTCTTACTGCTCCGAGACGCCCGCCTACTACTCGTACATCTACCGCATCATCGGAACGCTGTTCCAAGGCATCATCCTGGTGATCGGCGTGATCGGCaacgtgatggtggtgatcgtggtggccaagaacaagaacatgaccACGCCCACTAACTGTTACCTCGTCAGCCTTGCCATTGCCGACTGTGCCGTGCTCATAGCCGCCGTTCCCCAAGAGATCGTCAGTTACTACCTCATCGGTAATCACTGGATCTGGGGGCGGGTGGGGTGTGCCATCATGATCTTCCTGCAACACCTGGGGATCAACGCGAGTTCCCTGAGCCTGACGGCCTTCACGGTGGAACGCTACATTGCCATTTGCCACCCGATGAAGGCACAGACAGTATGCACGGTGGAACGCGCCAAAAAGATCACACTGCTGGTGTGGGTGTTCGCGACGTGTTATTGCTCGCCGTGGCTCTACCTCACCACTGTCGTCCCCCAAACCTACGCCGTCGACTACCCCACCGAGGAGTGTACATTCAAGCTGTCCAGAGACCAGTACTTCCTCTACTACTTCCTCGACATCATCGTGTTCTACATAGTGCCGCTGCTGCTGTCGTGCGTGCTGTACACCCTCATAGCCAGGATACTGTTCACCTCGCAGGTCCCCAAGAATCCCACAGTCAACGGACACCACGACAAGAAGAGGGTCAGCTCCCCGCGTGTCCAGGTGAGTAGCGGCCAGGTGCGAGGGTGTCTCAGGTGTGGTAATATGACTGAGGGCGCGAAGGTGTGGGACTGGCGGTGGTGAACAATATGGGAGGGATTTGTGCCATTATTGACCTCACGCTGAAGATCTTTTATCAACAAACTTATTTtctgtgaaggaggagggactgaAAAATTTGTGTGCATAAGCGTGTGCGTCACTTTatacctcctccctcacacacccactgacccatacacacatacacacaaacacacacgaataTATTGCATTTAGGGCGACAGAAGTTTTGCTCAGGTATCGTGTTAGCGCTCCGTGAAAAGACAGACTACCTGCAGAAACATTGCGTCTTAAATTAGGATGACCTGAGCCTCATATGTCCGGTGTCACGTAAGCGAGTTATGGCGAGCGTCAGAGTATGCAGGTCGGTAGGGGAAGCTTGCCGCCACGGTCATTAGTGCTGTGTCATGTCAGTATAAACGTTATTGTTAGCTCAGTATGAAATTTATGGCTTTTAACGTAATTACAAAATACCACTGCAAACATTACTATTGATGGCTTAGTACATATGTAACTCGCTTAAATGTAATTACAAAATATCATTGAAGGGTGTTGTTAGCTGAGCGTacattttatggttttagtgtaattacagaataacattacaatcTTTACTATTGTTAGCTGAGTATGGAATATCATGACAAGCATTAGTACTGTTAGCTCGGTGTATAATAATTGGCCTTAACGTAATTACAAAATATCATTACAAGCATTACTATTGTTAGATCGGTGTATAATTGGCTTAAACGTAATTACAAACTGCACACGTATGATTATTTTCCTGTGTGATCTAAAACTCCATCTGAATGCAATGATCAAAACTTCCCATCTAAGGTAAGCAAGCGGCAGTGCAAGGAATGAGTCTTAGTCATCGCTGCATCAAACATGACTCACGGTTAACTCATGAACGTGTGGCTTTCCCTGCTTGGCCGtagttcttccttcacacagctGGAATTAAATTAAGACAAGAAGTGGCAAAGTAGTGGTAGAATGCAAAAATTTATAACCACATCTTGTCAGCCTCTCCACCGCGCGAAATAAAGTATTTTGTATATCCACAAAACTTAACTAAAAAaagatatgtatatatatatatatatattctttttgagATTCTACAATTAGATTACTCATAGAAAAGTCAAAGCTTCTCTATTTCTCTAATCCATTTCACCCCTTGAGTGTTAATGACACTGATACCGaaggaaatttatttatttattttatttatttatttattttatttatttattttttgagcttATGTCAAACTACGTGGCATAAAGAGCTTTACTAAACAGTCAATCACCTGCTTTGCGGCGGCACCAACACCACACCGACACTAATACCgacaccaacaccactatcaccaccaccatccacaggtacaccaccaccattgccactaAAACCAACACCCtcccactaccattaccatagaaaaaaataagaataaaaaacacacacaaaccacaatccacatcaacagcaacactaACAAAGAAcgtatcatatatttttttcaccttttttcctacctgtttttttttttctccctttcctttcctgcatgCCAGAAAATATCACTGAATATAAGCAAGATCAGGgagtgtgacagagagagagaaacacacacaaaaaaaaaagggaaaagaaaaaaagaagaaaaaaaaaggctttctGAATACAGTAGTGTTGCCTGAAGGACATTTACAACCATGCACTTTCATCCATCGCGCCCTCGGAATACGAActggaaataggaaagaaacacCCCAGAAACACTCCGGCTGCCAGCAAAGTATCGGATAACAAGAGAGAAACACCATAAACAAAGCGGGATAACCTCCAAACTTATAAGGGGGCGAGCAACATATACGGAAAGGCAGCCATTTGTcgaataggtgtgtgtgtggggggaggggggcacaAATTACACCTTTACCTGCAGGAACTCTTGTCGCACCTgccttttatattattattattactcattgTACCCGCagccattctttctttctttctttcttcttcttcttcttcttcttattattattattattattattcttattattattattattattattattattattattattattattattattattgttatcgtcaTTATGTAAGCACGTTAATCTCACTTCTTAGTGCTACAAGTATGGCagctataatttccttaaaaGCTGATATTTCCTTCAATGgtacaacagtagtagtagtagtagtagtagtagtagtagtagtagtagtaggaggaggaggaggaggaggaggaggaggaggaggaggagagggtagcagcaccagcagaagtagcagtagcagtagcagcagcagcagcaacagcagcagcagcagcagcagcagcagcagcagcagcagcagcactagtagtagtagtagtagtagtagtagtagtagtagtagtaatagtagtagtagtagtagtagtagtagtagcagcagtaaaataataataatgtacagtATCAATCTATTCTATgtattcatctttcatttcGTACTTAATTACTCATTCACGCTTTGCCCTCTATTTTCGACACCTCATAAACAAAGACTCAGCAATATCGTGTCTTGCGGCGACCTGTGTGGCCcaaactttcctctccttcctgagCGTCACGCCAAGTTCTTGTGACACTTTGCCAAAAGACTTAATGTGGCATACTTGATGTGTTTCCTTAggttagcgagagagagagagagagagagagagagagagagagagagagagagagagagagagagagagagagagagagagagagagagagagagagagagagagagagagagagagagagagagacttattaaaacattcacccacccacccacacacacacacacacacctggagacATAAGGGTAACAAATTCCATTCTAGACAAAGTCGAGGGAATTtgacaaagaaaacagagaaagaagtcAGAGAAAAGAAGCTTGCCAAGTCATTACTCCTACGGCTTTTAGTAAGGAttggaggaaggaacaaaaaccCTATCTTTCATACTAAAGACGACATATACTTTTGAATCTTGCATACAAAtactttctttcatatatagctgtgtgtgtgtgtgtgtgtgtgtgtgtgtgtgtgtgtgtgtgtgtgtgtgtgtgtgtgtgtgtcagtgtgtgtgtgtgtgtaagtacgtATGGTAAAGGATAGAGTGACGTTTCTGTATCTTGATGGCTTTTCCGTGTCTTTAGGTTAGAATAGGGCAGTAATGTGATAGAGTGAGGCGTAGCAGCCCCCagcctgtgagagagagagagagagagagagagagagagagagagagagagagagagagagagagagagagagagagagagagagataacgcaTCTATTCAATATCGAAccctatattttctttacaaacaGAAGTAAGTTGTTGGTCGCAGGTTAATGACAGAAACACAAAATCAGAAACATAAAATCGTTGAGCGCGTCCTACACTCTCCAGGAACCTCCATAGATAACAAGCAATTACCTGAACGTGCACTGTGACGTTTATTGTGATGATTAGCATTAAAATAGAAtaatgtgggttttttttttttttctctcatgaaTGGCAATTACGTGGAAATCAAGTAGCGAAATGAGTAGTAATGATGCttcggttttctttttttttcccccccgtTTTATTTTGCGGTAGGCTCACAAACGTTGGCGACTTATATGTTGTTAGGTTcggtgtttacttgtttatttactgttgctCCATGCGTGGAAAAATTGAGATGAGCTTTTCCTTTCATGCATAGTAATGAAATGCAAATCAGGTCAGTGAGGTGTTTAATTGAAATGATCCTATCGGAAGTTTCTCACTGACTCTTCATGATTCTAAACTTTTCAACTCTTTATCATTTCATTTTGCTTCCTACCTTTGATTTCTGAGGATTTCACTTACATATAAATTCTCAGGACAGTGAGGTGGTTAATTGAAACAGTTCTATTGGAAGTTTCTCTTTGGCCCTTCATGATTGTTAACATTTCAGctctttatcatctttcttaTTAGTCTACATTAATGCATGAGAtgcactttccttccttcacgtccTGCGGGTCTCGCTTATATACATTCTCTCatattctcttatcttcttaagataaaaaaaaataataataaaaaggaaaagttttaGGTTAAGTGTAAGTGTTATGTCTCTCTTTGGCAATCACGGCGATTTTCTTTTCCCAagtggtgaggaggaagaaaaggagtggaGGCAGTTGTGAAGTTGAAAAAGATGTGTGGGGGCgatgtaaggaaaagaaagagaagtggagaagCTACAAGAAAGCAATATGGAAAAGATGCAGAGTGGAGGGAATggggaatagaagaagaggagagaagcaatttggaacagaagaggaagagtggagggaatTGTAAAAGATGAGATTAAAGTAggatggaaggaatgaggaatagaagaggagtgaaaaaatgtgaaatagagcaggagtggagagaatgtggaacaaaaaaaataagaaatagaagaggagtgtgaaaaagaagaggagtggaggtaatgtggagaagaagaaaaatggacacAGTGTGGAGAACGAACAAATGGAGTGCTGGAAATGTGGAAAAGTAAGAGTGAAAACAAcgctgaaaagaaaaggaatttaaGTAATGTGGAAAGGAGGCTTGCAAAGACAGTGTGGAATACGTAGGGGGAAGGTGTCTCAGCGCCACTCCACCAACAGATATGTAACTATTTATTCATCACGCAGAGAATATATTTTCATCTAATTTTCCTGCTATTACACGAAGGAGTCCCGGGCGAGGAGACCACAAGGGTTCGCTCGCTTTGTATACATTTAATGATACTTTAAATATTTCTccaattgaaaaaataaatagataaataaatgaagcaatGGGCTGTGAAATTATTGctgttcttcattttattcatgtaccacacacacacacacacacacacacacacacacacacacacacacacacacacacacacacacacacacacacacacacacacacacacacgcgcacacacacacacacacacacacacacacacacacacacacacacacacacacacacacacacacaccaatatatgcacataaatatatattcataaaaaaGACCCACACGATTATTAAGCGAAACTCCATTGTGATAACATAACTCACGTTTAATATTCGAAAATTCCAAATTATtccacaaaacaagaaaaaaaaaactcactgattaaagaaaaaaaaatacttgtagtACTTGAACATTTATGAACATTCTTTTATTCCttgcgatttatttatttaatttttctcacaAACACCCAGAATACGAGTGAACATTTCTACGCAGGGTAGGCGCGAGCAGTCCCCGTGGAGAGATTTGTTAAGCTTCGCGATCCTCTGAGATAAATGACGGTGCTTGGCTCAGACGCGGCTCAGTGCACGCCACACGCCACTAAGGAgtgaaataagagaataagaggaaaccATTGTGAGATGCAAGGATCCTtgggtgacagagagagagagagagagagagagagagagagagagagagagagagagagagagagagagagagagagagagagagagagaaatttacacACACTCCTGCAAGAACATAGAAGACTCACATTCTCCACGTCCTTTCACCTTCCACCTTCATGATCCTTAGAGGTAATTACTTCATGAGTTCCACCTGCTTTCTTTTGGAAATCCAACCACTCTACtaaactccatttttttttccaactttttAAAAAGACCTCTGGCCTGTTTCcactggaaactggaaaaactttcaagatccGGAAACTTTGTAACGCTTCAGAAACTAAGGAACGTCACTTCTTTAAAACAATGACAATATCATTttctattcctgttttttttttttttttatgagtgtcatctcaactttttcttcatttagttTCAagtatttagttttcttttttcgtggaattccttttctttttatgttttacaaATATGATTCCAGTAAGTTACCTAagaatttattatattttacttcactttagttatttcatttatttatttactttttttttcaggagcgAGAGGTTGTTACATGGATAGGACTGACCAGAAGTGTTTACTCTTTGCTGAGACTTGTGCGAGTCTTTCTTTGGTTTTCGTATTTCAAGTGCCTTTAcagccttcgcctttactattAAACATCACTCACTTCTGATTAGATTCCGTCTTCCAGAACATCTGATTTTGATTACTTTAACAAAGCCTAATCGTAGTATATGAAGGTTTTAAAGTATTTTCATTACTCTGATAAGAGTTTAGCGGTAGTAAATGGAGTTTTTTAAAGAGTTCCTTGATTCTAATGATAATTTAGAGGTGGTAAAtgaagttttaatttttttattaaggatTCTGTATCATCAGTGCAGAAAAGAAACACCTGACGACCTGCCTTATCACTTCTGTGATCTCCTtgaatgagagaacaaagcgtttaagaatgcaGACCTGGAGAGTGCAGCTTATCACAGACAGCTTGGCAGTGGTCACTGGGGTTTGCTGTGATGTGTTGCTTTGCTATGTACTTCCTAGAGCCAAGGAAAGAGAGTTACCGGGGATTAATGGGAGATGGCTAATTGGTACCAGAAAGAAAGCTAGGGCAAACTTTAATATTATGATTATGTAGCTGCAGTTCCTGGGGGTTGTGTAGCATGTGTCGCTTCTCTCCTGAGCGCTTTACTGAGTGAGCAACCGTAGTGACCTCGGAATGGACAACTACCAGGTATTCATTACAAAATACCATTGGAacttttaaatttatattctaTAGGGTGAGTTAGGTTAAGAGAggatctgatagaggtctttaaatACTGTAGGGGATATACGAGTAACAAGGGAGAAATGAacaaattcttaggatcagcaatcaggacaggacaagatatAATAAATTCAAGTTTGATAATATTAAttttaaaaaaagaaggaattcgTTCTCAAACAGTGTAGTAGATGGATGGAGTAGACTCAGTAATttggttgttagtgccgagtcattacacacacacacacacacacacacacacacacacacacacacacacacacacacacacacacacacacacacacacaaagagagagagagagagagagagagagagagagagagagagagagagagagagagagagagagagagagagagagagagagagagagagagagagacataataaGAGAAGACGGAACCAGCATTTCCATATTCAAGAAAGCATTacactggaaaacactcaagattTTCCAGAACATAAACATCAA
Protein-coding sequences here:
- the LOC135114139 gene encoding thyrotropin-releasing hormone receptor-like is translated as MNVSYPYVIDSNCTLAGLTAFELLNESTWDPLQNVSLEEDADFMNCSYLRHIVNLNCSSTDHLCRCTRDIYWSYCSETPAYYSYIYRIIGTLFQGIILVIGVIGNVMVVIVVAKNKNMTTPTNCYLVSLAIADCAVLIAAVPQEIVSYYLIGNHWIWGRVGCAIMIFLQHLGINASSLSLTAFTVERYIAICHPMKAQTVCTVERAKKITLLVWVFATCYCSPWLYLTTVVPQTYAVDYPTEECTFKLSRDQYFLYYFLDIIVFYIVPLLLSCVLYTLIARILFTSQVPKNPTVNGHHDKKRVSSPRVQVVKMLVVVVAIFATLWLPYRTLLVYNSVLAMFGHSTYKDLWYLLFAKTCIFINSAINPILYNALSVKFRRAFKRMLSCGKPRPEQWAMTMFYSEGGKRPASRITGGVAVGGRGPGSTRTRGSLGIGRSRPRRANHTHPAATDRPLPWTRRSTPLHLRYHGPLETSAVPVWCLGSQVLASLTMSSHRHFLHVA